The sequence TGGGGAGCTTTAGGCGGCTgtaggggggggggggcggggtcgGGGTCAGGGAGGCAGTGGGTGCCAACGGGGAGGACGCGGCCCTGCCTGCCAGAGGAGAAATGGGGGAAGGAGGCCTCCGCCTGTCCCCAGACATGCACGGACACCCCAACCGCGTGCTTTCTGGTCTTTATTGGGAGCGATGAAGGGGTCCGAATAAATATGGGCCGGCCGGAGCACGGCGCGGGGTCACCGGCAGCCGCACTCGGTGGCCACCATGTTGGGCACGTGGTGCGCGCTGATGCGCTCCTCGGACAGGCTGATGAGGAGCTTGCCGGCGTAGGCCGTGGGCACGCAGCAGGGCGGGCGCGCCAGGGCGGCGCCGCGGGCCTGCATCTTCAGCAGGAGCACCACGTGGTTGCCGTACCGCGGGTTGCGGTCCGATTGCGGCCAGCCGCACGCGCCCTGGCAGTTGTTGGCCTGGTACGTCTCCGGGATGAGCACCGAGCGCTCGGCGCGGAGGTCCACGCTCAGCTCGCGCAGCCCGCACGGCCCGTCGGTGGCCGCGGCGCCGGCGCTGCGCTGCGCCCGTGCCGACCCGCTCCGCTCCCGCACGCGCCACTCGGCGCGCAGGCCCTGCAGCGCTTTCAGCAGCAGCAGCGCGCGCAGCGGACCGCCGGGGCCGACCGGGTTCCCCGGGCACAGCGCCAGTAGGCGTGCCAGCAGCGGGGTGGTGGCGGGCGGCAGCCCCGGGAGGCCGCGCAGTTCCGCGGCCGCCGCCTGAAGCTCGGCGGCTACCCGGCGCGCTAGGCCCGCGGCCCACAGCGCGGACGCCGGACCCTGCAGTGGTGCGGGGACCCCGGGGGTGGCTGCCgtgggcggcagcagcagcagcagcggctcCTCGCCGTCGAGCAGGCGCTCCAGCGCCGCGGGGTCCGACAGGTTGACCTGGCCCTGCGGGAAACCGGTCAGCGAGCCCGGGTCCAGGGCCAGACGCGGCGGCGAGGCTCGGGACGCGGGTCCCCGCAGCGCGCGCACCAGGCGCGTGAGCGTCTCCAGGAAGGGATCGGCGCTGGGCGGCGCCTCCTCGGGCTCTGGGGACGGCCTGGACGGCAGAGTGGGGGATCGTGAGGGCGCAAGGCTGCGCCGCCCCCCACTCCCCGCGCCCCCAGGGCCGGGCCCGCGCGCACCTGGGCTGCGGGAAGGGCACCGAGTCCAGCTGGCCGTGCGCGGGCATCGGCGTGGGACCCCGCGGCGGCAGCAGGAGCAGCGCCGGGGTCATCCGTGTGAAGCAGCGGGAGTCGGCGCCGAACAGCAGCGCCTGCAGCTGGGCGGTGCTCAGTGGCGCACCTGCGACGGGAGGCGCGTGCGCGGCGCTGCTTCAGCGCCGGAGGTCTGGGGGTCGAGGACAGCCGTCCCCACCACGCTCCGCAGCATCCCTGTCCCTGTCTGGGCGAGACCTACCGTTTCCGCGGCGCCGCAGGGTCAGGGCGAGCCCAGGCCCGCGCCAGGCCGCCTCGGGGCGTCCCACAACCAAGGGCAGGTAGCTGGAGTCCCGGCTCAGGCAGAGGCTCTGCGGAAATGGGGGCTCAGCCAGGCAGTGGGCGCGCAGGGCGCCAGCCCTGCTCTGCTTGCTGCCCTTAGCATCCCTTCAAAATTCCAACCTGGGCACTTGCAGCCTTTTTGTTAAACCcagttaaaaaaatcaacaaaaccgtAACCCCTTCCTCGCCCTGAGTGAGGGCTCCTGGTGGCCCAGGGGCAGTCCCCTTCAACTCCCTGGTACCTGGGCGCCGGGCAGCCCGGCCCCGGTGACGGTGACCTCCGGGCCAGGCCCTGGGTACAGCACCATCAGCGCCAGCTCTTCGGGGCTGGCTCCTCCAGGTGGAGGCTCCTGGAACCTCAGCGAGGGGGTCGGCTCCCACGTCACTGCGGCCAGGACAGTGGGGAAGGGGATGCCtgagcccctcccccaagcctgtcCCAGTCCTGCAGGAGGGagagcccccaccccacccagagcCCCGGGGAACCTAGAGGGAGAGGCTTGACGCCCCTGGACCCCAGGTGTAGCGCTTCCTTGGGACACGGGTGGCCTGGGAGGAGTGACAGACACTGTGGGCAGTGGGGTGGAGCCCTTGGGGTCTCTTGGTCTGGGGATGTCCTGGGGTAAAGCCCTTCCTTGTAGTGTGTCTGAGGCCAGCGGTCCCTGGGGACAGGCCCCCTGGGCAGCCTGGtcagggagtggggggaggggcccTCCTCGGCTGGACCTTCAGGCTGTGCTGGCCCTGCCCCCTGTGGCTCCAAGGTCGGAGGAGAGGGGACCCTCCCCAGGCACTGCAGGAGGACTTGTTGCCCCAGGCAGGGCAAAGATAAGATCACCCACGTCTGTGGCCATCAGCCTCCACTTCCCAAGGGTTCTCCCACCCTGGGGCACCAGAGCCGGCCCCCCGCCCAGGCCCCTGGGTTAGGGCCCCACGTACCTTCCTCCAAGTGCAGGACCACCAGCCGCCGCCCCCCGGGCCCCCCAAGCCATGCCTGCAGCTGCTGCAGATGGGGCAGGGCGGGCTGCCCGTCTCTCGGGGGGCAGACTGCAAAGGTGGCCAGGTCCCGGGGCCCCCAGTGGGCACGCCGCACAGCCTCTAGGAACGCCCGCTCGTAGCCGCTCAGGGCCCCCACCACCCGCAGGGGAGCACTGCTCCTGTTGCCACCCCCATCCAGGGTCACCAGGCACAGGGGGTCCCGAGGGCTGCCTGGTGGCCAGACGCCAGGGGGTGGCCAGTCCCAGTCTTGGTGCAAGATGAGCTCTCCGCCTCCGCCGCCTGGGGTTGGCTCCCTGGGCAGGGCCGGGGTGCTGGAGACCTCTCCCCTGAGGGTCCTGGCCCCCAGCAGGGCCCCCATTGCCAACAGCACCAGGGCCAGCTGAGAGAGAGGTGGACCCTGCATCATGGGAGCTTGGAGGGGCCGGGCTGCCCCAGCTTATATGAGGGAGCAAGAATGTTTGTGCCAGAAGGCGGCCCCTATCTCCTTCAGGGATGTGACCTTGGGGGCCAGTGCCCGCTGTGAGCCCGGGCAGGCCGGCAGCCTCCTCAAAGCCCCTTCTGTTCCGGCTCAGCTGCCTATCTATCTTCTTCTCACCAGTGCTACAAAGTGTGGCCTGTGACCCATTTGTCAAAATGTCCTTGACAAGTTTTCCCCTTTAGAGCCAGGAGCAGGAATGTGAGCAGGGAGTGTGTGGCCCAAACGATCAACAATTtgggggggtggagggtgctggaggagggcagaggtgCAGAGCCCCTGCCCCACAGGACCACTGGGTAGGTGGGGGGCGAACCCCCACACCCACTGCACGCTCGCTCACCACGCCTTCGGGGCCCACAGAGACCCCCAAGGAGAGCGAGCAGCCtttgctctgctctcctcccagAGGGCGACCCCAGACCCACTGCTGGCCAGCAGGGTCTGTCCtcacccagcagcctccagggcaCAGCATTGCCAGCGGCCACCCCCTGGGATCCTGGTGGGGCCCCAACCCTGAGCCACCCCCATAGGTGGCAGAGGGCAGCCGTGCGTGTACACCCACAGCGAGTGGGTGCTTCCCGCCCACCCGCCCGCCGGCCAGCCCACACAGCAGTGTGCTCCAAGGTTAGCAAAGACTCTTTAATGGGCTCTGGGAACACGGCCCAGCCCTGTACAAAAAACTCAACTTCACTCTGCGGGGGGGAACACAGGAAAACAAGGCCAGACTTGCTGGGACAGGGGTGGCTTTTcagttggtggggggagggggaggaatgtTCCCAGGGCCTTCGGAGGGCAGCGGGGGCCTCAGCATCGGAGGCATG comes from Tursiops truncatus isolate mTurTru1 chromosome 3, mTurTru1.mat.Y, whole genome shotgun sequence and encodes:
- the AMH gene encoding muellerian-inhibiting factor isoform X1 codes for the protein MMQGPPLSQLALVLLAMGALLGARTLRGEVSSTPALPREPTPGGGGGELILHQDWDWPPPGVWPPGSPRDPLCLVTLDGGGNRSSAPLRVVGALSGYERAFLEAVRRAHWGPRDLATFAVCPPRDGQPALPHLQQLQAWLGGPGGRRLVVLHLEEVTWEPTPSLRFQEPPPGGASPEELALMVLYPGPGPEVTVTGAGLPGAQGQGCCGAWWGRLSSTPRPPALKQRRARASRRRCATEHRPAAGAAVRRRLPLLHTDDPGAAPAAAAGSHADARARPAGLGALPAAQAVPRARGGAAQRRSLPGDAHAPGARAAGTRVPSLAAASGPGPGLADRFPAGPGQPVGPRGAGAPARRRGAAAAAAAAHGSHPRGPRTTAGSGVRAVGRGPSAPGSRRASGGGRGTARPPGAAARHHPAAGTPTGAVPGEPGRPRRSAARAAAAESAAGPARRVARAGAERVGTGAAQRRRRGHRRAVRAARAERGPPRRALGAHPGDVPGQQLPGRVRLAAIGPQPAVRQPRGAPAEDAGPRRRPGAPALLRAHGLRRQAPHQPVRGAHQRAPRAQHGGHRVRLPVTPRRAPAGPYLFGPLHRSQ
- the AMH gene encoding muellerian-inhibiting factor isoform X2; the encoded protein is MMQGPPLSQLALVLLAMGALLGARTLRGEVSSTPALPREPTPGGGGGELILHQDWDWPPPGVWPPGSPRDPLCLVTLDGGGNRSSAPLRVVGALSGYERAFLEAVRRAHWGPRDLATFAVCPPRDGQPALPHLQQLQAWLGGPGGRRLVVLHLEEVTWEPTPSLRFQEPPPGGASPEELALMVLYPGPGPEVTVTGAGLPGAQSLCLSRDSSYLPLVVGRPEAAWRGPGLALTLRRRGNGAPLSTAQLQALLFGADSRCFTRMTPALLLLPPRGPTPMPAHGQLDSVPFPQPRPSPEPEEAPPSADPFLETLTRLVRALRGPASRASPPRLALDPGSLTGFPQGQVNLSDPAALERLLDGEEPLLLLLPPTAATPGVPAPLQGPASALWAAGLARRVAAELQAAAAELRGLPGLPPATTPLLARLLALCPGNPVGPGGPLRALLLLKALQGLRAEWRVRERSGSARAQRSAGAAATDGPCGLRELSVDLRAERSVLIPETYQANNCQGACGWPQSDRNPRYGNHVVLLLKMQARGAALARPPCCVPTAYAGKLLISLSEERISAHHVPNMVATECGCR